The following proteins are co-located in the Hydrogenophaga sp. RAC07 genome:
- a CDS encoding ABC transporter ATP-binding protein, which translates to MSALTNALVEAKGLNTHYGASHILRGIDFTVGQGQTIGLMGRNGMGKSTLLKSIMGIVKPSGGQVHVKGRDMTGAPTFEIARMGLAYVPEGRGIFGNLSVRENLVMSARAGTKGQRDWTYDRVLETFPRLAERLNHGGQQLSGGEQQMLTIGRALMTNPDLLILDEATEGLAPLIAREIWRICGLIRESGISSIIVDKNWKHVTQITDRNVILVKGEVVFEGSSEELLSKPELLEQHLGV; encoded by the coding sequence ATGAGCGCATTGACGAACGCCTTGGTTGAGGCCAAGGGTCTCAACACCCACTACGGCGCCAGCCACATCCTGCGCGGCATTGACTTCACCGTCGGCCAGGGCCAGACCATTGGCTTGATGGGCCGCAACGGCATGGGCAAGTCCACGCTGCTCAAATCCATCATGGGCATCGTCAAGCCCAGTGGCGGCCAGGTGCATGTGAAAGGCCGCGACATGACCGGCGCACCCACGTTCGAGATCGCCCGCATGGGCCTGGCCTACGTGCCCGAGGGCCGTGGCATCTTCGGCAACCTGAGCGTGAGGGAAAACCTGGTGATGTCGGCGCGTGCCGGCACCAAGGGTCAACGCGACTGGACCTATGACAGGGTGCTCGAAACCTTTCCGCGCCTGGCCGAACGCCTCAACCACGGCGGGCAACAACTCAGCGGCGGCGAACAGCAAATGCTCACCATTGGCCGGGCGCTCATGACCAACCCCGACCTGCTGATCCTCGACGAAGCCACGGAAGGCCTGGCGCCTCTGATTGCGCGCGAGATCTGGCGCATCTGTGGCCTGATCCGCGAAAGCGGCATCAGCAGCATCATCGTGGACAAGAACTGGAAACACGTCACCCAGATCACCGACCGCAACGTGATCCTGGTCAAGGGCGAGGTGGTTTTTGAAGGCAGTTCCGAAGAGCTCCTGTCGAAGCCCGAACTGCTGGAGCAGCACTTGGGTGTATGA
- a CDS encoding ABC transporter substrate-binding protein — protein MNSRRFVLTRGAALIGAASSGILLPRWAQAQTSNLRVGLMLPFTGTFAQPGIAVENGFRLALAQNGGKLGGREVEFFKVDDESNPAKGIENATRLVMRDKVDVLVGSVHSGVQMGIHKVARDTGVLNIIPNAGVHVATRAQCAPNVFRTSFTNAQPTLALGKAMVDRGHKKAVWITWNYAAGDEAFEGFEKSYTEAGGTIIKKLGLPFPNVEFQSLLTEIASYKPDAVACFFAGGGAAKFLRDYAAAGLNKTIPLYGSGFLTEGVLDAAGEAAEGVLTTLHYSDSLDIPRNKQFRLDYVKAFKAQPDVYAVQGYDAGLLLVKGANAVKGDLSNKPALYAALEGATIDSPRGKWTMSKAHNPIQDIYLRQVVNKDNKVIGIAQKAVADPATGCRMG, from the coding sequence ATGAACTCACGGCGCTTTGTTTTGACACGAGGAGCCGCGCTGATCGGCGCGGCCTCCAGCGGCATTTTGTTGCCCCGGTGGGCGCAGGCGCAAACCAGCAATCTGCGGGTTGGCCTGATGCTGCCGTTCACAGGTACCTTTGCCCAGCCCGGTATCGCCGTCGAAAACGGCTTCCGGCTGGCGCTGGCGCAAAACGGCGGCAAGCTCGGTGGCCGCGAGGTGGAGTTCTTCAAGGTCGATGACGAATCCAATCCGGCCAAGGGCATCGAGAACGCGACCCGCCTGGTAATGCGTGACAAGGTCGACGTGCTGGTGGGTTCGGTGCACTCGGGCGTGCAGATGGGCATTCACAAGGTCGCACGCGATACAGGAGTTCTCAACATCATTCCCAATGCCGGCGTGCACGTGGCCACCCGGGCCCAGTGTGCGCCCAATGTGTTTCGAACCAGCTTCACCAACGCCCAGCCTACCCTGGCTTTGGGCAAGGCCATGGTCGACCGAGGCCACAAGAAGGCGGTGTGGATCACCTGGAACTACGCCGCAGGCGACGAGGCCTTTGAGGGTTTCGAAAAGAGCTACACCGAAGCCGGTGGCACCATCATCAAGAAGCTCGGCCTGCCCTTTCCCAACGTGGAGTTTCAGTCGCTGTTGACCGAGATTGCGTCTTACAAGCCCGACGCCGTGGCCTGCTTCTTCGCCGGTGGCGGTGCAGCCAAGTTCCTGCGCGACTACGCTGCGGCCGGCCTGAACAAGACGATCCCACTGTACGGCTCGGGCTTCCTGACCGAGGGCGTGCTCGATGCAGCAGGCGAAGCTGCCGAGGGCGTTCTCACCACGCTGCACTACAGCGACTCGCTGGATATCCCGCGCAACAAGCAGTTCCGCCTCGACTATGTAAAGGCGTTCAAGGCGCAGCCCGATGTGTATGCCGTTCAGGGATACGACGCGGGCTTGCTGCTCGTCAAGGGTGCCAACGCAGTCAAAGGCGACTTGTCGAACAAACCGGCACTGTACGCAGCGCTGGAAGGCGCCACCATCGACAGTCCGCGCGGGAAATGGACCATGAGCAAGGCCCACAACCCGATCCAGGACATCTACCTGCGCCAGGTGGTCAACAAGGACAACAAGGTGATCGGCATTGCTCAGAAGGCTGTGGCCGATCCCGCCACGGGTTGCCGCATGGGTTGA
- a CDS encoding branched-chain amino acid ABC transporter permease — protein sequence MSSPKAQLEKLPRSIQAILVLGAIALAAFPLIPVTGSDFYLQMLSQMMILAIFAMSLDLLQGVTGLVSLGHAAYFGLAGYALAFLTPADTPISLWWALPASALGAGLAALVIGFFLVRTHGIYFIMVTMAFAQMVFFLFFDNKALGGSDGVYVNFRPTASVFGWSGIDLENKTTFFYFTLLLLVLVYAFLRRLLFSPFGRVLAGIRVNEHRMRAVGFGTFGYKLTAFTLAGALAGVAGFLWAAQTGYVNPELMGFHMSAHAIMMVILGGMGNFAGAIVGAFAFEYVMHFFKDLTKHWQLLMGTFIVLVVVLAPRGLLGLVQRFASPKERP from the coding sequence ATGAGCTCCCCCAAAGCCCAACTCGAAAAGCTGCCGCGCAGCATCCAGGCCATTCTGGTGCTGGGCGCCATCGCGCTCGCCGCCTTTCCACTCATCCCCGTCACCGGTAGCGACTTCTACCTGCAGATGCTCTCGCAGATGATGATCCTGGCGATCTTCGCCATGAGCCTGGATCTGCTGCAGGGCGTTACCGGTCTTGTGTCGCTCGGACACGCGGCTTACTTTGGTCTTGCCGGCTACGCGCTGGCTTTCCTCACCCCGGCGGACACTCCCATCAGCCTGTGGTGGGCCCTGCCCGCCTCGGCGCTGGGCGCGGGACTGGCCGCGCTCGTCATCGGCTTCTTCTTGGTTCGCACCCACGGTATTTACTTCATCATGGTCACCATGGCGTTCGCCCAAATGGTGTTCTTCCTGTTCTTCGACAACAAGGCGCTCGGGGGGTCGGACGGCGTGTACGTGAACTTCCGCCCCACCGCCTCGGTGTTCGGCTGGAGCGGCATCGACCTCGAGAACAAGACAACCTTCTTCTACTTCACGCTCCTGCTGCTCGTGCTGGTCTATGCCTTCCTGCGCCGCCTGTTGTTCTCTCCTTTTGGCCGGGTGCTCGCGGGCATTCGCGTGAACGAGCACCGCATGCGCGCGGTGGGCTTTGGGACCTTCGGCTACAAACTCACGGCCTTCACGCTAGCAGGGGCGCTGGCCGGCGTGGCGGGCTTCCTGTGGGCCGCGCAGACCGGTTATGTGAACCCCGAGTTGATGGGTTTCCACATGAGTGCACACGCCATCATGATGGTCATCCTCGGGGGCATGGGCAATTTCGCTGGCGCCATCGTGGGGGCCTTCGCGTTCGAGTACGTGATGCACTTCTTCAAGGACCTCACCAAACACTGGCAGCTGCTCATGGGCACGTTCATCGTGCTGGTGGTGGTGCTGGCGCCGCGCGGCTTGCTGGGTCTGGTGCAGCGCTTCGCCAGCCCGAAGGAGCGCCCATGA
- a CDS encoding aldehyde dehydrogenase family protein — MHATAELLIDGRWMPASQGLEVPSLDPANGSQIGCFSAATRADAEAAISAARRAFEKPTWAQSPRLRQNVMNEWASRLEHKAEALAQLLTQENGKVIAQSRGELMGAISEIRYYAGLARHIPGHVLEVEPGVFSTMLKEPAGVAGIIVPWNAPVILLIRSITPALAAGCTCVVKPAPQSALITAAVIRELADVTGLPPGVVNLVSEQGHDVAQLLTSSPEVDVVSFTGSNLTGQRIMAAAAPTMKKLSLELGGKSCCLVFEDADIDHIAPQLAAAATVISGQQCTAARRVLVHASRYEAMKKALASALAAIKVAPGNTPGAQMGPLIDLSTTELVQRRIEQAMDDADEVILRGQRLGGNLRLGGFVSPTLVAHRDASASFVQEEIFGPLVVLEKFETETEAVARANHTEFGLSASVWTEQGARAWRIARALRNGTVWINDHNKLCAEAETGGYRRSGLGRLHGFDALIDFTEIKHIYQNVGVLEPPKG, encoded by the coding sequence ATGCACGCCACAGCAGAACTCTTGATCGATGGCCGGTGGATGCCCGCCAGCCAGGGCCTCGAAGTGCCCAGCCTGGACCCGGCCAACGGCAGCCAGATCGGTTGCTTCAGCGCTGCCACCCGGGCAGACGCAGAGGCGGCCATTTCGGCTGCACGCAGAGCCTTTGAAAAGCCCACGTGGGCCCAGTCGCCGCGGCTGCGGCAGAACGTGATGAACGAATGGGCAAGCCGGCTAGAACACAAGGCTGAAGCACTGGCCCAACTGCTAACGCAAGAGAATGGCAAGGTGATCGCGCAATCGCGGGGTGAGCTGATGGGAGCCATCTCGGAGATCCGTTACTACGCGGGTCTGGCCCGGCACATACCAGGCCACGTGCTCGAGGTGGAACCCGGCGTATTTTCCACGATGCTGAAAGAGCCGGCCGGCGTCGCCGGCATCATCGTCCCTTGGAACGCTCCCGTGATCCTGCTTATCCGGTCGATCACCCCCGCGTTGGCCGCTGGCTGTACTTGCGTGGTCAAGCCTGCACCGCAGTCCGCACTCATCACCGCTGCGGTGATCAGGGAACTGGCCGACGTGACTGGACTGCCGCCCGGTGTGGTGAACCTGGTGAGTGAGCAAGGCCACGACGTGGCGCAGTTGCTCACCTCCTCGCCAGAGGTGGATGTGGTCAGCTTCACGGGCTCCAACCTGACGGGGCAGCGCATCATGGCCGCCGCTGCTCCCACTATGAAGAAACTGTCGCTCGAACTGGGTGGCAAGTCATGCTGCCTGGTTTTTGAAGATGCCGATATCGACCACATCGCGCCTCAACTGGCTGCCGCTGCGACGGTCATCTCTGGTCAGCAATGCACGGCGGCGCGCCGGGTGTTGGTTCACGCGTCACGCTATGAGGCGATGAAAAAAGCGCTGGCCAGTGCACTGGCGGCAATCAAAGTGGCGCCCGGAAATACCCCGGGCGCCCAGATGGGTCCCTTGATCGATCTCTCTACCACTGAGTTGGTGCAACGTCGCATCGAGCAGGCGATGGACGACGCAGACGAAGTGATCCTGCGCGGTCAGCGTCTCGGCGGAAACCTGCGGCTTGGCGGGTTTGTCTCGCCCACCTTGGTCGCGCACCGGGATGCCAGTGCATCTTTTGTCCAAGAGGAGATTTTCGGCCCCTTGGTCGTGCTGGAAAAGTTTGAAACCGAAACCGAAGCGGTGGCGCGGGCCAATCACACCGAGTTCGGGTTGTCCGCGAGTGTCTGGACAGAGCAGGGCGCGCGCGCCTGGCGTATCGCTCGAGCGCTGCGCAACGGCACCGTTTGGATCAACGACCACAACAAGCTGTGCGCTGAAGCGGAGACCGGCGGCTATCGCCGCAGTGGCTTGGGCCGTCTCCACGGCTTTGACGCGTTGATCGATTTCACCGAGATCAAACACATCTATCAGAACGTAGGTGTGCTTGAGCCACCCAAGGGCTGA
- a CDS encoding aromatic ring-hydroxylating dioxygenase subunit alpha, which yields MFPKNTWYVGATPSELDGKPLGRKICGESIVFFRGPDNKVAAVEDFCPHRGAPLSLGKVENGKLVCGYHGLEMGCDGKTVAMPCQRVGGFPAVRTYPVVERYGFIWVWPGDAQEADPSKIHHLAWADDPEWAYSGGLYHVKCDYRLMIDNLMDLTHETYLHPNSIGQKEIDESPPKTRMDGDCAITERYMEGIMAPPFWRAGLRGNNLADDVPVDRWQICRFYPPSHVLIDVGVAHAGKGGFNADPKVKASSTVIDFITPETESSTWYFWGMARNFNAQDQALSEQIRTSLSKVFSEDLQMLEMQQQNLERNAGRKLLSLNIDGGGVQARRIIDRLLVAEKSAA from the coding sequence ATGTTTCCCAAAAACACGTGGTATGTAGGCGCTACGCCCAGCGAACTCGATGGAAAGCCCCTTGGCCGCAAGATTTGCGGCGAGTCCATCGTGTTTTTCCGTGGCCCCGACAACAAGGTGGCCGCTGTCGAAGACTTTTGCCCCCACCGCGGTGCTCCGTTGTCGCTGGGCAAGGTTGAAAACGGCAAACTGGTTTGTGGCTACCACGGTCTGGAAATGGGTTGCGATGGCAAGACGGTTGCCATGCCATGCCAACGCGTGGGCGGCTTCCCCGCCGTGCGGACGTATCCCGTAGTGGAGCGCTACGGGTTCATCTGGGTCTGGCCTGGCGATGCGCAAGAGGCCGACCCCTCCAAGATCCACCATCTGGCCTGGGCCGATGACCCCGAGTGGGCCTACAGCGGTGGGCTGTACCACGTCAAATGCGATTACCGGCTCATGATCGACAACCTCATGGACCTGACTCACGAGACTTACTTGCACCCGAACTCAATTGGTCAAAAGGAAATCGATGAGTCGCCGCCCAAGACGCGGATGGATGGAGACTGCGCCATCACCGAGCGTTACATGGAAGGCATCATGGCGCCGCCATTCTGGCGTGCGGGCTTGCGCGGAAACAACCTGGCAGACGATGTTCCAGTGGACCGGTGGCAAATCTGCCGCTTCTATCCGCCAAGCCATGTGCTGATCGATGTGGGTGTGGCGCACGCGGGCAAGGGCGGCTTCAATGCAGACCCCAAGGTCAAAGCCTCCAGCACAGTCATCGACTTCATAACACCTGAAACCGAGTCCTCGACCTGGTACTTTTGGGGCATGGCCAGGAACTTCAATGCGCAGGACCAGGCGTTGAGCGAGCAGATCCGCACCAGCCTGAGCAAGGTTTTCTCCGAGGACCTCCAGATGCTGGAGATGCAGCAGCAGAACCTGGAGCGCAACGCCGGGCGCAAGCTACTAAGCCTGAACATCGATGGCGGTGGCGTGCAAGCCCGCCGCATCATCGATCGGTTGCTGGTTGCGGAAAAATCCGCTGCCTGA
- a CDS encoding TRAP transporter substrate-binding protein, with protein sequence MNNIITRRTIRIANWIKSHFLGTHAFSSIHQMINRRTIVQLAVGMALGAPSLTGFAQQSITLRFHTFMSPMSNVWVSMNKVWMEKVQRESDGRIRFEAYPAMQLDGAPVQPYDQARDGVADIVWTLTGYSPGGFPCSEVFVLPFMTTNAEATSKAFWEFIKTKASNEYKEVHPIAVQVHRPGMLHTRDRLFEAPYDLRGLKMRGPTRQTTKMLGYLGANAVGMPLPKIPDALQKGPLDGCVIPWDVVPSVKVHELTKFHSQFDPASGALYTTTFVTATNKRKYESLPPDVRKVLDPNSGITASASLGRAHQCGDDPARKLVEARGNVTHNFGQVEAQEFRRAASQVEVEWVKDMESRGFDGRDLLSTARALIEKHTKTTKT encoded by the coding sequence ATGAACAACATAATCACCAGACGGACAATCCGAATTGCGAACTGGATCAAGTCTCACTTCCTAGGTACTCACGCCTTCTCCTCAATTCACCAAATGATCAACCGCAGAACCATCGTTCAGTTGGCAGTAGGGATGGCCTTGGGCGCTCCCTCGCTGACAGGCTTTGCTCAGCAGTCGATCACTTTGCGATTTCACACTTTCATGTCTCCCATGTCCAACGTATGGGTCAGCATGAACAAGGTATGGATGGAAAAGGTGCAACGGGAATCAGATGGGCGCATCCGGTTTGAGGCGTACCCCGCGATGCAGCTTGATGGCGCGCCTGTGCAGCCATACGACCAGGCACGGGATGGCGTGGCTGACATCGTTTGGACACTGACCGGCTATTCACCTGGAGGCTTTCCTTGCAGCGAGGTGTTTGTCCTGCCGTTCATGACGACCAACGCCGAGGCTACTTCCAAGGCTTTCTGGGAGTTCATCAAGACAAAAGCGTCCAACGAATACAAGGAAGTGCATCCCATTGCAGTGCAGGTTCATAGGCCGGGGATGCTCCACACCCGCGACCGCCTCTTCGAGGCTCCGTACGACTTGCGCGGCCTGAAAATGCGCGGTCCAACCAGACAAACTACGAAGATGCTGGGATACCTCGGCGCCAATGCTGTGGGCATGCCGCTGCCCAAGATTCCCGACGCACTGCAAAAGGGGCCTCTCGACGGTTGCGTGATCCCTTGGGATGTCGTTCCCTCCGTAAAGGTGCACGAATTAACGAAGTTTCACAGTCAGTTCGATCCAGCCAGTGGCGCGCTCTACACCACGACATTCGTGACGGCAACAAACAAACGGAAGTACGAGTCCCTGCCGCCAGATGTCCGGAAGGTGCTGGACCCCAACTCGGGCATAACCGCTTCTGCGTCCTTGGGGCGCGCCCACCAATGTGGCGACGACCCTGCCCGCAAGTTGGTGGAGGCACGCGGCAACGTGACCCATAACTTCGGGCAGGTCGAAGCCCAAGAGTTCAGGCGCGCAGCAAGCCAGGTAGAGGTCGAATGGGTCAAGGACATGGAGAGCCGCGGCTTCGATGGTCGCGATCTTTTGTCAACAGCCCGGGCCTTGATCGAAAAGCACACAAAAACTACCAAGACATAA
- a CDS encoding SDR family NAD(P)-dependent oxidoreductase, translated as MNQLPKENTPRLANRVAIVTGAAQGIGETYARALAQEGASVVCADVLDATGVVNQIIEKGGRAVFVHTDVTSRDSVEKMVGSALQAFGRIDVLVNNAAIFGNLALKPFEQIESTEWDKVMSVNVRGSFECARAVSPVMRQQRYGKIINIASGTVFKGTPLFLHYVTSKGAVVAMARCLARELGNDNICVNTLAPGLTLSANVSTNPDWQGSIASGIVSSRCIKRDQVPDDLTGTLIYLASADSDFVTGQVIVVDGGSVTH; from the coding sequence ATGAATCAACTCCCCAAAGAAAACACCCCACGGCTGGCCAACCGGGTTGCGATCGTGACCGGCGCGGCGCAAGGTATCGGAGAGACATACGCTCGTGCATTGGCTCAAGAAGGTGCCTCCGTGGTCTGTGCCGATGTGCTGGACGCCACCGGGGTGGTCAACCAGATCATTGAGAAGGGTGGCCGGGCGGTGTTTGTCCACACAGACGTGACGTCCCGCGATTCGGTGGAGAAGATGGTTGGGTCCGCACTTCAGGCGTTCGGCCGCATTGACGTGCTGGTCAACAACGCCGCAATTTTCGGCAACCTTGCCCTCAAGCCGTTCGAGCAGATCGAGTCGACCGAGTGGGACAAGGTGATGTCCGTCAACGTGCGCGGCTCCTTCGAGTGCGCCAGAGCGGTCAGCCCCGTGATGCGTCAGCAGCGCTACGGCAAGATCATCAACATCGCCTCCGGCACGGTTTTCAAGGGCACGCCGCTCTTCCTGCACTACGTCACCTCCAAGGGCGCCGTGGTGGCGATGGCGCGCTGTCTGGCGCGTGAATTGGGTAACGACAATATCTGCGTCAATACACTGGCGCCGGGCCTGACCCTGAGCGCCAATGTCAGCACAAATCCCGACTGGCAAGGCTCAATCGCTTCAGGCATCGTTTCGTCCCGCTGCATCAAGCGTGATCAGGTACCCGACGACCTGACCGGCACCTTGATCTACCTCGCCAGCGCCGACAGTGACTTTGTCACCGGTCAGGTGATTGTGGTTGATGGCGGATCGGTCACACATTGA
- a CDS encoding branched-chain amino acid ABC transporter permease: MDFANFLIQLLNSLQYGLLLFMLAAGLTLIFGIMGVVNLAHGSFYMLGAYLAWFLVGQFDSLVLAIVLGTVIAVALGWLLEWSLFRHFYHRDHLDQVLLTFGLIYIFEEVRSILWGDDVHAVQVPEVLNWSIPLTENLSYPIYRLVMSGVCIALALGLYLLISKTRLGMKIRAGAFNREMTESLGINIRLIHGVVFALGVALAAIAGMIASPIASVYPGMGSSVLIMCFVVVVIGGIGSVRGALVAALLVGLVDTFGKVLVPQIAGMAVYMLMAAVLLYKPEGLFKQ; this comes from the coding sequence ATGGATTTCGCCAACTTCCTCATCCAGTTGCTCAACAGCCTGCAATACGGCCTGTTGCTGTTCATGCTGGCCGCGGGCCTCACGCTGATCTTCGGGATCATGGGTGTGGTCAATCTGGCCCACGGCAGCTTCTACATGCTGGGCGCGTATCTGGCCTGGTTCCTGGTCGGCCAGTTCGACAGTCTGGTGCTGGCCATCGTGCTGGGCACGGTGATCGCCGTGGCGCTGGGTTGGCTGCTGGAGTGGTCGCTGTTCCGGCACTTCTACCACCGCGACCACCTCGACCAGGTGCTGCTGACCTTCGGCCTGATCTACATCTTTGAAGAGGTGCGCTCCATCCTCTGGGGCGACGACGTGCACGCGGTGCAGGTGCCCGAGGTGCTGAACTGGTCGATCCCGCTGACCGAAAACCTCTCATATCCGATCTACCGGCTGGTGATGTCGGGCGTGTGCATCGCACTCGCCCTGGGTCTGTATCTGCTGATTTCCAAGACCCGCCTGGGCATGAAGATCCGCGCCGGTGCGTTCAACCGCGAAATGACCGAATCGCTGGGCATCAATATCCGCCTGATCCACGGCGTGGTGTTCGCGCTGGGCGTGGCACTGGCCGCCATTGCCGGCATGATCGCCTCGCCCATCGCGAGCGTTTACCCCGGCATGGGCAGTTCGGTGCTGATCATGTGTTTTGTGGTGGTGGTCATCGGTGGCATCGGCTCGGTGCGTGGCGCGCTCGTGGCCGCCCTGCTCGTGGGCCTGGTCGATACCTTCGGCAAGGTGCTGGTGCCGCAGATTGCCGGCATGGCCGTCTACATGCTCATGGCCGCCGTGCTGCTCTACAAGCCCGAAGGGCTCTTCAAACAATGA
- a CDS encoding ABC transporter ATP-binding protein, translated as MNELLLSARNLTKRFGGLAAVNDVSVDLHRDRIHAVIGPNGAGKSTLTNLLSGDLPPTSGRITLNGVETAGKSPEKISRLGLGRSYQKTNIFLPFTVWDNVRLAAQSRERHVPWNPLRWVSSASAMGAVNERCERAVELAGLSNRASVVAGTTSHGEQRQLEIAMTLATEPTVLLLDEPLAGMGQAEAESMVALLLRLKKDHAIMLVEHDMDAVFTLADQLTVMVNGQVIASGTPADVRGDAGVQAAYLGEEH; from the coding sequence ATGAACGAACTGCTGCTCTCCGCCCGCAACCTGACCAAGCGCTTCGGGGGTCTGGCCGCCGTCAATGATGTGTCGGTGGACCTGCACCGCGACCGCATCCACGCCGTCATCGGCCCCAACGGCGCAGGCAAGTCGACACTGACCAACCTGCTCTCGGGCGACCTGCCTCCCACCTCGGGCCGCATCACGCTCAACGGGGTCGAGACGGCGGGCAAAAGCCCCGAAAAGATCTCGCGCCTGGGTCTGGGCCGCAGCTACCAGAAGACCAACATCTTCCTGCCCTTCACCGTGTGGGACAACGTGCGACTGGCGGCCCAATCGCGCGAACGGCATGTGCCGTGGAACCCGCTGCGCTGGGTGTCCTCGGCCAGCGCCATGGGCGCGGTCAACGAGCGCTGCGAGCGCGCGGTCGAACTCGCCGGTCTGTCAAATCGCGCCAGCGTGGTGGCCGGCACCACCAGCCACGGCGAGCAGCGCCAGTTGGAGATCGCCATGACGCTGGCGACCGAGCCCACCGTGCTGCTGCTCGACGAACCCCTGGCCGGCATGGGCCAGGCCGAGGCCGAGAGCATGGTGGCGCTGCTGCTGCGCTTGAAAAAGGACCACGCCATCATGCTGGTCGAACACGACATGGACGCGGTCTTCACCCTGGCCGACCAGCTCACCGTGATGGTGAACGGCCAGGTGATCGCCAGCGGGACGCCGGCCGACGTGCGCGGCGATGCCGGCGTGCAGGCAGCCTACCTGGGTGAGGAGCATTGA
- a CDS encoding IclR family transcriptional regulator, with protein MGPTEKPGESVRAVDRALEILMAFTATDHQLTAGELLKRVDLSRPTLYRLLRTLEHSGFIVSSGDPQRFELGPSVAHLAHVWSSSLDIATLAQPMLRRLWDQTGETVALLVHQGNSRICVAELPSAQPLSFKRGLGYREDVTLGASGRAILAHVPTPESYLNKSGETVNVSAYLDRLQQIREQGYAISRDELIQGAVAVAVPFFLGNDKVMGSLAVFGPGVRVDQARVSVFVTLLKEEARKLSQALGQR; from the coding sequence ATGGGACCAACTGAAAAACCGGGCGAGAGTGTCCGGGCCGTGGACAGAGCGCTGGAAATCCTCATGGCGTTCACGGCAACCGACCACCAACTGACAGCGGGTGAGCTGCTCAAGCGGGTAGACCTGAGCCGTCCAACCCTGTACAGGCTGTTGCGCACGCTGGAACACAGCGGGTTCATCGTGTCGTCCGGTGATCCTCAGCGCTTCGAATTAGGTCCCTCGGTGGCGCACCTTGCACACGTGTGGAGCTCCAGTCTTGACATAGCGACCCTGGCGCAACCGATGCTGCGCCGCTTGTGGGACCAGACGGGCGAGACTGTTGCCTTGCTTGTTCACCAGGGCAACAGTCGAATCTGTGTGGCCGAATTGCCCAGCGCACAGCCGCTCAGTTTCAAACGCGGCTTGGGCTATCGGGAAGACGTGACGTTGGGCGCTAGCGGGCGTGCCATCCTTGCCCATGTTCCCACACCCGAAAGCTATCTGAACAAGAGCGGAGAAACCGTCAATGTATCGGCCTATCTCGACAGGCTGCAGCAGATCCGGGAACAGGGGTATGCGATAAGCCGGGACGAATTGATCCAGGGCGCGGTGGCGGTTGCTGTGCCGTTTTTTCTGGGGAACGACAAAGTCATGGGGTCTTTGGCCGTTTTCGGTCCTGGTGTGCGCGTGGACCAAGCGCGTGTCAGCGTATTTGTTACGCTCCTCAAGGAAGAAGCACGGAAACTCTCGCAAGCACTTGGGCAGCGCTAG